One Papaver somniferum cultivar HN1 chromosome 10, ASM357369v1, whole genome shotgun sequence genomic window carries:
- the LOC113318253 gene encoding uncharacterized protein LOC113318253 isoform X1 codes for MTVAVYENQEWENLMLAKEYLRKGFSFSFLDLPTVKEDLMMSNGKELRPSLDWTSEMGWTAPISKLGSTAIGLKSKGVVVVVKKSITSPLLFSFLPNHFLLHKLVERWGRLVYANIQ; via the exons ATGACAGTTGCAGTATATGAAAATCAAGAGTG GGAGAACCTAATGTTGGCTAAAGAATACCTACGCAAAGG TTTCAGCTTCAGTTTCCTAGATCTCCCAACGGTGAAGGAGGATCTTATGATGTCAAATGGAAAAGAGTTACGCCCATCCTTGGATTGGACCTCAGAGATGGGTTGGACTGCACCCATATCCAAG CTTGGATCAACTGCGATAGGCTTGAAAAGTAAAGgtgtagtggttgttgttaagaaGAGTATCACTTCCCCACTACTGTTTAGTTTTCTTCCAAACCACTTTCTCCTTCACAAGCTG GTAGAGCGCTGGGGAAGGCTGGTGTATGCAAATATTCAGTAG
- the LOC113318253 gene encoding uncharacterized protein LOC113318253 isoform X2 translates to MLMMRPSRHVLFSFSFSFLDLPTVKEDLMMSNGKELRPSLDWTSEMGWTAPISKLGSTAIGLKSKGVVVVVKKSITSPLLFSFLPNHFLLHKLVERWGRLVYANIQ, encoded by the exons ATGTTGATGATGAGGCCAAGCCGACATGTCTTGTTCAG TTTCAGCTTCAGTTTCCTAGATCTCCCAACGGTGAAGGAGGATCTTATGATGTCAAATGGAAAAGAGTTACGCCCATCCTTGGATTGGACCTCAGAGATGGGTTGGACTGCACCCATATCCAAG CTTGGATCAACTGCGATAGGCTTGAAAAGTAAAGgtgtagtggttgttgttaagaaGAGTATCACTTCCCCACTACTGTTTAGTTTTCTTCCAAACCACTTTCTCCTTCACAAGCTG GTAGAGCGCTGGGGAAGGCTGGTGTATGCAAATATTCAGTAG